In Rhipicephalus microplus isolate Deutch F79 chromosome 7, USDA_Rmic, whole genome shotgun sequence, one genomic interval encodes:
- the LOC142767826 gene encoding uncharacterized protein LOC142767826 yields the protein MWEFDAFIEEGDEDFASCVERFGHYCKVAGIQDEEPKKSAFISAIRKKAYKTLKDLLLPAKPEEKTFEDLVKVLSGHYKPSSQVIAERFNFNRRYQGEGESVAAFAVTLKHMAAKCNYGAFLDDALRDRFVARLRNSTIQTGLLKRKELTFKSACVFAKSVEQAERESRGFRPTANTDAKIHTLKKARKESEFASKPKNSSMQSCYRCGQEHDARCCRYQASNRRLAPSTT from the exons ATGTGGGAATTTGACGCCTTCATAGAAGAAGGAGACGAAGATTTCGCTTCGTGTGTAGAACGGTTTGGGCACTATTGCAAAGTAGCCGGCATACAAGACGAAGAACCTAAAAAGTCAGCCTTCATCTCTGCCATAAGAAAGAAAGCGTACAAGACGCTCAAGGACCTTCTTCTACCTGCAAAACCTGAAGAGAAGACGTTCGAGGACTTGGTGAAAGTGCTGAGTGGCCACTACAAGCCTTCAAGTCAGGTCATTGCGGAGCGTTTCAATTTCAACAGGAGGTACCAAGGAGAAGGGGAGTCCGTCGCGGCATTTGCAGTCACGCTGAAGCACATGGCAGCCAAGTGCAACTACGGTGCATTTCTCGACGACGCTTTACGGGACCGGTTCGTCGCTAGGTTACGGAATTCCACCATTCAGACGGGTTTACTGAAGAGGAAGGAACTGACGTTCAAATCGGCCTGCGTTTTTGCTAAGAGCGTTGAGCAAGCGGAGCGGGAGTCGAGGGGATTCCGACCAACTGCGAATACGGATGCCAAAATTCACACTCTAAAGAAGGCGAGGAAGGAATCGGAGTTTGCCAGCAAGCCGAAGAACAGTTCCATGCAAAGCTGCTATCGATGCGGTCAAGAGCATGACGCCCGTTGCTGCCGTTATC aagcaagcaaccggcgcctggCACCGTCCACAACGTGA
- the LOC142767035 gene encoding uncharacterized protein LOC142767035 — protein sequence MQVDTGAAVSLVPDCVYRQLKQPPQLAKCEMKLKTYGGATLQVKGKAEVLVDYKGQRKVLPIIVVPGEKPALLGRDWIANLGLDLNSIHEVHAQPSVDSILSRNWRAPPTLVAMHYGKSERRRSNVCSRKHWLTSFASAWGQRNASLWEYRE from the exons ATGCAAGTAGATACGGGCGCAGCCGTATCACTCGTTCCGGATTGCGTTTACCGGCAgctaaagcagccgccgcagcttgcGAAGTGCGAGATGAAGCTCAAGACTTACGGCGGAGCGACGCTACAAGTGAAGGGCAAAGCGGAGGTTTTGGTCGATTATAAGGGACAGCGGAAAGTCCTGCCAATCATCGTGGTACCAGGAGAGAAGCCTGCACTCCTAGGCCGTGACTGGATTGCGAACCTCGGATTGGACCTAAACAGCATTCACGAGGTGCATGCACAACCGTCTGTTGACAGCATCCTGTCAAG AAATTGGCGTGCGCCACCTACGCTGGTCGCAATGCACTATGGGAAGTCGGAGCGCCGGCGGAGTAACGTCTGTTCAAGGAAGCATTGGCTCACCTCGTTTGCCTCTGCGTGGGGGCAAAGGAACGCATCCTTGTGGGAGTATCGCGAGTGA